A window from Bombus fervidus isolate BK054 chromosome 12, iyBomFerv1, whole genome shotgun sequence encodes these proteins:
- the Metrn gene encoding meteorin: MRPLTFMACSVLLLSLLLLISIVSSAPSYEHVALQAADQCDWIGSGGGGRGVRPVYLRCSRGTVLWRYPRGALRVVLSPPVLAGFVSKVNYGMNHGKGNVNKKNDSYWNDNDDPFQLSGFRTCTKISGPVRVYLETHGKLRSIYSPRDGKDIASHRCFHAKKQPAALYIEAEEFMSGELHNARLQYDLEVRYVDIRQGVSQRFNDEEEDCRPCTMDELAKAYCQSDFIARGTVSAVQKRPNLEAAELVLRVTKILRRIEENESNNDADPIDSHDRKNVRVRVPTACDARHGQGEFVIMAKRRLGDLVLVCAPRIETWAKTVRELETAPCVLQS, encoded by the exons ATGAGACCGCTCACATTTATGGCCTGTTCGGTGCTTTTACTATCTTTACTGCTACTCATTAGCATCGTGTCATCGGCCCCTTCCTATGAACATGTTGCCCTTCAGGCTGCCGACCAATGTGATTGGATTGGAAG CGGAGGTGGAGGCCGAGGTGTTCGACCAGTATATTTGCGATGTTCCAGAGGAACGGTACTTTGGCGGTATCCACGAGGAGCTTTACGAGTTGTTCTCTCGCCCCCTGTTTTAGCTGGATTCGTATCGAAAGTTAATTACGGAATGAATCACGGAAAAGGCAACGTCAATAAGAAAAACGACAGCTATTGGAACGACAACGATGACCCGTTTCAGTTATCCGGTTTCCGTACTTGTACCAAGATTTCAGGTCCAGTACGAGTATATCTGGAAACTCATGGCAAACTTCGGTCAATATACTCGCCGAGGGACGGCAAAGATATAGCTTCACATAGATGTTTTCATGCGAAAAAACAACCTGCAGCACTTTACATAGAAGCGGAAGAATTTATGTCAGGTGAACTTCACAATGCGAGATTACAATATGATTTAGAAGTACGGTACGTCGACATTCGACAAGGAGTATCGCAACGATTTAATGATGAGGAAGAAGACTGTAGACCGTGCACTATGGATGAACTAGCTAAGGCGTATTGTCAAAGCGATTTCATAGCCAGAGGTACTGTAAGTGCTGTCCAGAAACGACCAAATTTAGAAGCTGCCGAACTCGTCCTTAgagtaacaaaaatattacgtcGGATCGAAGAGAATGAG AGTAACAACGATGCAGATCCTATCGATTCCCATGACCGTAAAAATGTTCGTGTAAGGGTGCCAACTGCCTGTGATGCACGTCATGGCCAAGGAGAATTTGTGATAATGGCTAAACGAAGACTCGGTGATCTTGTTCTGGTCTGTGCACCGAGAATAGAAACTTGGGCAAAAACAGTCCGCGAATTGGAAACTGCACCGTGTGTTCTTCAAAGTTAG